A single Desulfobaculum bizertense DSM 18034 DNA region contains:
- the csrA gene encoding carbon storage regulator CsrA, with protein MLILTRRPGESIYLGDDIKITVLGVQGKQIKLGLEVPEDLPVYREEVYLRVQEQNRLALQLSDQDLLAATQLWQTEKNKK; from the coding sequence ATGCTTATATTAACCAGACGCCCGGGAGAAAGTATTTATCTCGGCGATGACATTAAGATCACAGTCCTTGGTGTGCAGGGCAAGCAGATCAAGCTCGGGCTGGAAGTGCCCGAGGATCTCCCCGTGTACCGAGAGGAAGTGTATTTACGGGTGCAGGAGCAGAACCGCCTTGCACTCCAACTGTCCGACCAGGATCTTTTGGCAGCAACACAGCTATGGCAGACGGAAAAGAACAAAAAGTAG